The following coding sequences lie in one Trichoderma breve strain T069 chromosome 1, whole genome shotgun sequence genomic window:
- a CDS encoding trehalase domain-containing protein, giving the protein MAKFAQLLASAAALAVGASATGSETVLINEIGRLNNQSLLWGPYKPNLYFGVRPRMPQGLWTGLMWGRAETYMDIQQLFRYTCEQGQDIHGYGWDEYDARTGGVQTIHDEGNGIDITTSFIKVPGGNHGGSWAARIKGTVRDDTPDDTKYLVHYYIAQEGLGDLEVQGEDGDGLGFEGDVTLKGSSGTLSDYTVVITEGSGNHPESDHEISASRRGDRTVVRSLVLPGEHIWQAKPAVFQQLQESIQEVQQQYTDETLPPPWQIYRLKPQAGGGNVHLIQKVFEGSFEFDVIFSSASAGKELTSQDVTREIKETSEAFAQRFSSVFDLKKPYNTDKYQKFGKSMFSNLIGGIGYFQGHQLIDRSYADEYEEENEGFWDDTAEARARKAQQLEGPYELFTSVPSRPFFPRGFFWDEGFHLIPIADWDIDLTLEVVKSWYNTMDSDGWIPREQILGPEARSKVPAEFQVQYPHYANPPTLFLIIEGFMERLRGANGSAPAEKETLSQGQTLYNAHLDNLELGGDFLRKIYPLLRRQYDWFRKTQKGNIKAYDREAFSSKEAYRWKGRSETHCLTSGLDDYPRPQPPHPGELHVDLMSWVGFMTKSLINIADALGIADEIAELKKNLFAIERNLDDLHWSEKDGCYCDATIDEYEEHALVCHKGYISLFPFLVGLMKPDDAKLGKILDLVGDESHLFSPHGLRSLSKQDPLYGTEENYWRSPVWMPINYMALTQLHKIATQEGPFQGKARGLYNKLRTNLVDTVFKSWEETGFAWEQYNPETGAGQRTQHFTGWTSLVVKIMAMAPLDEAAPIRDEL; this is encoded by the exons ATGGCCAAGTTTGCCCAACTGCTGGCCTCTGCGGCCGCGCTGGCGGTTGGTGCCTCAGCTACGGGCAGCGAAACCGTCCTGATTAACGAAATTGGCCGCCTGAACAACCAGAGCTTACTATGGGGTCCTTACAAGCCAAATCTCTATTTCGGAGTGAGGCCGAGGATGCCTCAGGGCCTGTGGACGGGCTTGATGTGGGGGAGAGCTGAAACGTACATGGATATCCAGCAGT TGTTCCGCTACACCTGTGAGCAAGGCCAGGACATTCATGGATATGGTTGGGATGAGTACGATGCACGGACTGGTGGTGTTCAGACAATCCACGACGAAGGCAACGGCATTGACATCACTACTTCCTTCATCAAAGTTCCTGGAGGAAACCATGGTGGCAGCTGGGCTGCGAGAATCAAGGGAACTGTCCGTGATGACACACCTGACGACACCAAGTATCTGGTGCATTACTACATTGCCCAAGAAGGCCTAGGAGATCTCGAGGTCCAGGGTGAGGACGGCGATGGACTGGGATTCGAAGGCGACGTCACCTTGAAAGGAAGCTCCGGTACCTTGAGCGATTACACCGTTGTGATTACTGAGGGATCCGGCAACCATCCGGAATCTGACCATGAGATATCCGCTTCACGACGAGGAGATAGGACCGTGGTACGAAGCCTCGTCCTCCCTGGCGAACATATCTGGCAGGCAAAACCTGCAGTATTCCAGCAGTTACAAGAATCCATCCAGGAGGTTCAACAGCAATACACTGATGAAACTCTGCCTCCCCCATGGCAAATCTACCGACTCAAGCCCCAGGCTGGTGGCGGTAACGTCCATCTCATCCAGAAAGTGTTTGAAGGATCATTTGAATTCGacgtcatcttctcctcggcctcggctgGCAAGGAATTGACAAGCCAAGACGTCACGCGAGAGATCAAAGAGACTTCGGAGGCTTTTGCACAGCGGTTCTCAAGCGTCTTTGATTTGAAAAAGCCATACAACACTGACAAGTACCAAAAGTTTGGCAAGAGCATGTTTTCCAACTTGATTGGAGGCATTGGATATTTCCAGGGACATCAGCTGATTGATCGATCTTATGCGGATGAGTACGAGGAAGAGAACGAGGGCTTCTGGGACGATACTGCTGAAGCTCGAGCACGCAAGGCTCAGCAACTGGAAGGCCCATACGAGCTGTTTACGAGTGTTCCTTCGCGACCATTCTTCCCTCGCGGATTCTTCTGGGACGAGGGATTCCACCTCATACCAATTGCTGACTGGGACATTGACTTGACGCTCGAGGTTGTCAAGAGCTGGTATAACACCATGGACAGCGACGGATGGATCCCCCGTGAGCAGATTCTTGGCCCAGAGGCCAGAAGCAAAGTGCCAGCGGAATTCCAGGTCCAATACCCTCACTACGCCAACCCACCGACCCTATTTTTGATCATTGAGGGCTTTATGGAGCGCCTTCGTGGTGCCAACGGTAGCGCGCCTGCCGAGAAGGAGACGCTATCTCAAGGCCAGACCCTGTATAATGCTCATCTGGATAATCTGGAGCTGGGTGGCGATTTCCTCCGCAAGATTTATCCACTTCTTCGACGACAGTACGATTGGTTCCGCAAGACGCAGAAGGGTAACATTAAGGCATATGACCGAGAGGCCTTTTCTTCTAAAGAGGCCTATAGGTGGAAGGGCCGGTCCGAGACGCATTGTCTTACCAGCGGACTGGATGATTACCCTCGACCGCAGCCGCCGCACCCGGGTGAGCTTCATGTGGATCTCATGTCGTGGGTGGGCTTCATGACCAAGTCGCTCATCAATATTGCGGATGCGTTGGGCATTGCGGATGAAATTGccgagctcaagaagaatcTATTTGCCATTGAGCGTAACCTTGACGACCTCCACTGGTCGGAGAAGGATGGCTGCTACTGCGATGCCACCATTGATGAATATGAGGAGCATGCTCTCGTGTGCCACAAGGGATACATCTCGCTGTTCCCATTTTTGGTCGGGTTGATGAAGCCTGACGATGCAAAGTTGGGCAAGATTCTTGACCTCGTGGGCGATGAAAGTCACCTGTTCAGTCCTCATGGTCTACGCAGCTTGAGCAAGCAAGATCCGCTGTACGGAACGGAAGAGAACTACTGGCGCAGCCCAGTATGGATGCCCATCAACTACATGGCATTGACACAACTCCAC AAAATCGCTACCCAGGAGGGTCCCTTCCAAGGCAAGGCTCGGGGCCTGTACAACAAGCTACGCACGAATCTGGTCGACACTGTATTCAAGAGCTGGGAGGAGACAGGCTTCGCTTGGGAGCAGTACAACCCCGAGACGGGTGCTGGCCAGCGCACGCAGCACTTTACTGGATGGACGagcttggtggtgaagatTATGGCCATGGCGCCCTTGGACGAGGCGGCGCCCATTAGGGATGAGCTGTGA
- a CDS encoding acetyltransferase (GNAT) family domain-containing protein, which yields MAVLSQKALRNGLSIRRATVEDVPFIQAIVNASYSKYIERIGKPPAPMVADYNELLNTRDIYVLESTSDDKVVKIVGSIILGIDVEGDAVMVNNLVVEPAAQGRGYGRVLMDFAEDVAREKAIGSMALFTNIKMYENIGLYAKLGYAETGRRTEDGYERVYFRKELKATN from the coding sequence ATGGCTGTGCTCTCTCAAAAAGCTCTACGGAATGGCCTCAGCATCAGAAGGGCCACGGTTGAAGATGTGCCCTTCATACAAGCCATAGTCAACGCCAGCTACTCCAAATATATCGAACGCATAGGGAAACCCCCCGCGCCTATGGTTGCCGATTACAACGAGTTGCTCAATACACGCGATATTTATGTCCTAGAATCTACTTCCGATGACAAGGTCGTCAAGATTGTCGGTTCTATTATTCTCGGTATAGATGTTGAAGGGGATGCAGTCATGGTTAACAATTTGGTTGTTGAGCCTGCGGCCCAGGGACGGGGCTACGGTCGAGTTCTTATGGATTTTGCAGAGGACGTTGCGAGAGAGAAAGCTATTGGATCGATGGCTTTGTTTACGAATATTAAGATGTATGAGAACATTGGACTGTATGCTAAGCTTGGGTATGCGGAGACGGGGAGGAGGACTGAGGATGGTTATGAACGAGTGTATTTTCGCAAGGAATTGAAAGCAACGAACTAG
- a CDS encoding ankyrin repeats (3 copies) domain-containing protein translates to MITLHDAAAQGSLTPDTLDHYKSASLHFNIDEIDRKGRTALAYASLKGHIDVVKILLGENANVNHINDKNRTALWYASFSHSSVTQQRRREVIEYLLHKGADPDVQAIDGTTALMKLIEHRDPGAIKLLTDMGASTTIGVKKGTNPVTIEEFAEATKDPAVIQAIKQDSLPAKNRDEIVTEIINYFFKSIGFMNHTLKGAVKTIFGIQGNMNQSFGCVPENMRSNVSNAADAPPERTEVLRNRIFTDSNMTDSLGFGDPQPQSQSQPQPQSQTPDARTVALPPVTDDVPNDVTNDVTSVPLVSEISEHTTAEEFQASMMQFIGDTGLDYFFQEGDDILKTIASKAVELQGKEDNLLKKGKDIEDITKLALYQPVFYCDDSGSMKQGTRQSDQIDLVRRVARISTLLVPDGFGAGLLFINDKRDMNPKLKAEEVEEIMKTTKLGGKTRIGTQLEQKILKPLIYDVIKAEKKIERPILISCITDGCASGETRTKFKEAIVNCIEFLTEHDYPTQTVRFQISQIGNDSSAADFLQQLKEDEELSDWLYCTTQRLDEGCREFNENEEDLERWLLQTLMGPIASLGSCSD, encoded by the exons ATGATCACTCTCCACGATGCCGCTGCCCAGGGCAGTCTTACCCCAGATACCCTTGATCATTACAAATCGGCCTCTCTCCACTTTAACATTGACGAAATCGATCGCAAGGGTCGCACAGCCCTTGCTTATGCTTCTCTAAAGGGCCATATCGACGTTGTCAAGATCTTATTAGGCGAAAATGCGAACGTCAATCATATCAACGACAAGAATCGAACTGCGCTATGGTATGCATCTTTCAGCCACTCTTCCGTCACTCAGCAGCGACGTCGCGAAGTCATCGAGTATCTCTTGCATAAAGGTGCAGATCCCGATGTCCAAGCAATAGATGGCACCACTGCCCTCATGAAGCTCATTGAGCATCGGGATCCCGGTGCCATCAAGCTTCTGACAGACATGGGCGCATCTACTACCATAGGAGTCAAGAAAGGAACAAACCCTGTGACCATTGAAGAGTTCGCAGAGGCCACCAAAGACCCGGCGGTGATTCAGGCCATCAAACAAGATTCATTGCCTGCCAAGAACAGGGATGAAATTGTGACTGAGATTATCAACTACTTCTTCAAGTCCATTGGTTTCATGAATCATACCCTCAAAGGTGCAGTCAAGACAATCTTTGGCATCCAGGGTAACATGAATCAGTCCTTTGGT TGCGTACCCGAGAACATGCGATCCAACGTCTCGAACGCCGCAGATGCCCCACCCGAAAGGACTGAGGTTCTGAGGAACAGAATCTTCACCGACTCAAACATGACTGATTCTCTCGGCTTCGGAGATCCCCAGCCTCAGTCCCAGTCCCAGCCTCAGCCCCAGTCCCAGACCCCAGATGCCAGAACAGTTGCTCTCCCTCCAGTTACAGATGATGTTCCGAACGACGTTACAAATGATGTTACTTCTGTTCCGCTTGTGTCGGAGATTTCAGAACACACCACGGCAGAAGAATTCCAGGCCAGCATGATGCAGTTTATTGGTGACACCGGACTCGATTATTTCTTTCAAGAGGGTGATGATATCCTAAAAACCATCGCGAGCAAAGCAGTGGAGCttcaaggaaaagaagacaactTGCTCAAAAAAGGCAAGGATATCGAGGACATTACGAAGCTTGCTCTTTACCAACCGGTCTTTTATTGCG ACGACAGTGGTTCCATGAAACAAGGCACACGTCAGTCCGACCAGATTGACCTTGTTCGACGAGTCGCTCGAATCTCTACATTGTTGGTACCCGACGGCTTCGGAGCTGGCTTACTCTTCATCAACGACAAACGCGATATGAACCCAAAGCTTAAAGCTGAGGAAGTCGAAGAGATCATGAAGACAACCAAGCTCGGTGGTAAGACCAGGATCGGCACCCAACTCGAACAAAAGATTCTCAAGCCCCTGATCTACGATGTCATCAAGGCGGAGAAAAAGATTGAAAGACCTATTCTCATTTCCTGCATTACGGATGGCTGTGCCAGTGGTGAAACCAGAACCAAGTTCAAGGAGGCAATTGTCAACTGCATTGAATTCCTTACCGAACACGATTACCCTACTCAAA CTGTTCGATTCCAAATTAGTCAGATTGGCAACGATTCCTCTGCCGCGGATTTTCTCCAACAGCTaaaagaggatgaggaacTCAGTGATTGGCTCTACTGCACCACAC AGCgccttgatgaaggatgcaGAGAATTCAAcgagaatgaagaggatCTCGAGCGCTGG CTTCTGCAAACGCTCATGGGGCCGATTGCCAGCTTGGGAAGCTGCAGCGACTAA